A stretch of DNA from Spirosoma endbachense:
TTTCGGCCAGGCGTTCCCGAAGCCAAAAGTGGAGGGCGTTACCTCATTGGCGAAAAACTTCCAGGCTATGTTAACTCCTTTGTATATCGCTCTTTTCTGCTGCATGGCGCTGACAGCCATTACCGAATTTGGTCCTAACCAGTGGGTAGCTGTAGTGTTAGGCAGCAGCGGAGCTGATGCCATGTTAGTGTTAGCGCTGACGTTCGGCGTCATGACGATTGGCAGGCTTTTCACTGGACCCGTTGTGTCTGCATTGGGTCAGACGGGCGTATTACTTGGCGGTGCGATCTTAGCCACTGTCGGTATCTATATGTTCAGCACCGTTACGGGCCCAATAGCCTATCTGGCCGCTGTTATATTTGGTCTGGGTGTATGTTTCAATTGGCCAACCATGATTGGCTTTGTTGCCCAGCGGGTTCCCCTAAGCGGAGCCTTAGGTATGTCTATCATTGGTGGGGTCGGCATGCTGTCTACATCCATCTTCCAGCCTTTTATTGGGAGTTGGATCGATGCAGACCACGCTGAAGCGGCAGCCAAGGGCCTTACCGGACCAGCGCTGGAACTAGCAGCGGGACAAGCTACGCTGTCTACAATGATGACCTTCCCGATTATTCTGATTTTTGCCTTCACGGGCTTATGGTTCTGGATGCGCAACCGCAAAGCAGGCCATATAGATGAGAACATCGTGCTTGAACAGCCACAGTTGTAAATTCAACTTTAGCTCAGCTATTAAAATCCCCGTAATGTGATCGTTGCGGGGATTTTAGTTTAAAAATGGATGCGGCATAGCGCTATTTTTGCCCCTATGGCTCCTCTCACTCGTCAGCAACACCGTTATGCCCGACTCATTGCAGTACCTGTAGCTGCATTTGTCGCATCCCACCTGGTATTTTATCGGCACTTTCCTTACGAAATCAGCTACCAGTTTCCGTGGGCTTACTTTCTCACGGTGTCGACGGTAATGCTCAGTTGCTGGGAAGTCAATCTGGCCGTTTTCCGCTATCTGGATCAACGATCTCCTTTCTACCGAAACCCGGTCAGGCGGGTTCAGCAACAGATTCTGCTGGGTGGTATAGCGACTATGCTCACCTTTTCGGTAGTCTTTCCAGTCGCAATCAGGCTCTATTCGGGCAACTGGCCTTCACTGCCTATCGTTACATCAGGCGTTTTTGTTTGTGCCACCATTGCTACCGTCGTTAATGGAGCCTACGTAGGTCTATATTTACTACAAACCATTTATCTCGAAAAGCAACAGAGCACCGATGAGGTGAATGCTCAGTTAAAGCAGCTACAACTCCCTTCATCGCCTTCATCCATTCTGATTGAAACCGGAACACGGCAGATTCGTTTAGTACCCGATGAGATTGCTTACTTCTACTCAACTGGAGGAGTGGTGTTACTCACCAGAGCAGACGGTCAGCAGGTCACGACTGCCTATAACTCGTTCAATAAACTGGAGAACCAATTACCTGCTGCTTTCTTTCAGCTTAACCGTCAGTTTATCGTACATCTAAATGCAATTCGATCGGTTCAGGATGATAGTAACCAGAAGCTTATTGTCGACCTGGTGCCTGCTCTCCACAAAAATCAACCCTACGAACAGGTTGTCATTAGTCGCTATCGCAGGGCTGAATTTAAAAAGTGGTTTCGTCAAGCCACTTTAGTCTGACCATTCATTGCAAAATCAGCTACCATTCGTTGATTTTGCGCTTTTAAACATTGGAGCCACCTTTTAGTCATTGTTTCCTTTGCAACATCGGGCCATTCTGCCGACACTAAATCAATCGAAACAATGCAACCAAATTTAGCTTATCTCGCCACCGAGCAACCTTTCTGGCTGTCTATTTGCTTCGCCATCATCACCGCGTTGACGTTAGCTGGTTTTGTTCGGGCTGTTCATCTGGCTAAACCCAGCTTAACGGTCGCCGTTTTTGCCGGGCTGTTTGTCTGGCTGTTCCTGCTTGGCCTGTTAGCTTTACAGGGCTTTTTTACAAGGCTCGGCCCAACACCACCCCGTCTTTTCCTGGCTGTTTTAGTTCCACTTCTACTGATTTCCGGATTGTTTGTTTCGGCGGGTGGCCGCCGGTTTCTGGATGCCTTACCCCTTTCGACACTTACTTATCTGAACAGCATCCGGGTATTGGTTGAGTTAATACTTTACGGCTTATATATCCATCATCAGATTCCAGAAATCATGACCTTCGAGGGTCGTAATTTCGATATTCTGGCTGGACTGACAGCGCCCGTCATTGCTTATTTTAGCTTCAATACACCCATTCTGCCCAAGCGATGGCTATTTGTCTGGAATGTGTGTTCGTTACTCCTGTTGCTCAATATCGTGATTCATGCGATGTTATCAGCACCATCCCCATTACAACAAATAGCCTTTGAACAGCCCAATATTGGCGTTCTGAAGTTTCCGTTTATCTGGCTTCCTGGCTTCGTTGTTCCAGTAATTCTCCTGGGACACTTCGTTTCTCTTCGGCAGCTTCGCGCTACTGTTTTCCGTGCTTAATCCATCCAGGCCAAATTGGCATCGCCTAAGTTAATACTATTAGACTATTGCCAACAAATAGTAGTCGAAAATAGAAATAAATTCAATTAACTAATTAAAAATCAATTAATTAACCCAAACAAACTAAACCCTTATCGTCGTATATTGTCATGGCTTTGCAGACCTATTCTAAAGACCTTACTCTTCTATGCCGTGGCTTTACTCGATGCGTATACGCAACCTCTGACAGCAGCACAAGTCGGCCATTTGCTCCGGCGAACGACGTTTGGCCCCACTCCCGAACAGATCAAAACCCTGACGGGCCAAACGGCCAACCAGATCGTTACCAAACTTTTGGCCGATCAACCAGCTCCTGACCCTCCGCTGGATCTCACAACCGGCAAAGTCTTTCACGACCAACCGTTCGACACGGTAAATGCGGGCAAACGAAATGTGTATATCAAAAACTGGTGGGCAAATCTTATGCTTAACCAGCCCGTTTCGGTACTTGAAAAAATGACCTTGTTCTGGTCAAATCACTTCGTGACCAATACGGCAACAGTCAATGACTATCGGTACATGTATCGATATAATACGTTACTCAGGCAACAGGCACTGGGAAATTTCAAGGCATTCACAATAGCCATTACGCAGGACCCGGCTATGCTCCGGTTTCTGAACGGAAATCAAAACGTAGTTGGAACTGCCAATGAAAACTACGCTCGGGAGCTTCAGGAGTTGTTTACCATCGGCCGCAAGGGTGGCTATACCGAAGATGATGTTCGGGTAGCGGCAAAAGTGCTTACTGGCTGGGCCGATATAGGCTATCGAGACGCGGTGAATGCCGCTATTAGCAGTACATTCCGGGCCAATCGGCACGATACGACGGATAAAACGTTTTCGGCAACCTATCAGAATACCGTCATCAAAGGGCGGTCGGTGGCCAGTGCCGGGCTGGATGAGTTGACTGATCTGATCGACATGATCCTTCGAAATGCGGAAACACCACGCTACATCTGCCGACGGCTCTATCTCTGGTTTGTTAATTCGGACATCACACCAGATATTGAAACAAACGTTATTCAACCCCTGGGCGACCTCTTCAGAAAAAACAATTTTGAGATCAAACCTGTATTGACTGCCCTGTTTCAGAGCCAGCACTTTTTCGATGAGAATTTGCGGGGTGCTCTCATCAAATCGCCAACCGATCTGGTTATGGGAACGTTGCGATTCTGGGGAATGCTGGCCCCCGACCCTAAGCAGAACATAACGGCTTTTTATCAGGTTGGCAATTACGCATACGCCCGTCTGAAAGAGCAGCAACAGGATCTGCTAGACCCACCAACCGTGTTTGGCTGGACGGCTTACTACCAAACGGGATATTACCAGCAGTGGATTAATTCAACAACATTAGGTCTGCGTGGCAGTTTCGGTGATTCGCTCACCAACGGGGCTTTAAAACTGGCGGGCAAACCTGTTGTCGATATACTGAGCTATGTCAAAACCCTGTCGGACCCAACCGATCCGGCTAAGCTGGTAAACGACATGACAGCCCAGCTATTAGCCATTCCGCTCGCCCAAACACTGAAAGATTTTCTGACCGATACGATCCTGCTCAACTCCATTCCGCGCTATGAATGGACCGGCGAATGGAACGACTATGTCAAAAATCCGAACGATGCGGCCAAGAAACAGGCCGTTCAACTGAAGCTGACCAATTTTCTACAGTACATTTTCCGCATGGCCGAGTATCAGGTAAGTTAATGATTGAATGATTGAGTGGCTGAATGATCGAATAGAAGAATCTCTGTCCAATCATTCAACCACTCAATCATTCAATCATTTAACCAGTCAATCATATCCTTATGAAACGTCGTAATTTTCTACAATATGCGGCCTCGTCGCTGGTGTTACCCGTTCTGATCGATGGCTATGGCGCAAAGGCGTTTGCCCGGCCATCGTCGTTCGTTCGGTCATTAATCAATCTGGCCAATCAGACCGACCGGGTTTTGATCATTATTCAGTTGCAGGGAGGGAATGATGGGTTAAATACGGTGATTCCGCTCGATCAAATGAGTGTATACACTTCGTCGAGCTTTCGGGGAAACATTGCTATTTCGGAAGCGAAGGCCCTAAAGCTGAAGAATTATTCGGGAACGGGCCTACACCCATCCATGACCGGTATGCAGCAGCTCTTTAATGACGGCAAACTAAGCATCATTCAGGGTGTATCGTATCCAACGCCCAATTTCTCCCATTTTCGGGCCAGTGATATCTGGATGACCGCTGTCGATTCGAGCCAGACTTCCACATCGGGCTGGGCTGGTCGCTACCTGGATAAACGGTTCCCTAACTTCCCGGATGCCTACCCGACCAGCGAGATGCCGGACCCGCCAGCTATTCAGATCGGTTATGTGACGGCCACAACCCTGCTTGGTCCAACCGACTCGATGGCCATTGTCCTTCAGGACCCGGATACATTTGCCCGGCTGGTTGGCGATAAACCAAACAATCCTACAAGCACCGTTCCGGGCTATGCCGGGCCGCAAATTGACTACATCCGCCAGCAACAGGCCAGTTCGGTTAGTTATGCCGGGCAAATCAAGACTGCCGCTGGAAAAGGGAAAAATCTGGCAACCTATCCAACCGGTAACGCACTTGGCGATCAGCTGAAAATCATTGCCCGGCTCATCAGTGGTGGTTTACAAACTAAAGTTTATTACGTTACACTGGGCGGTTTCGACACGCACGCCAGTCAGGTAGACGCTACCGACACAACCATTGGCACGCACGCCAACCTCCTCAAAACGCTCTCCGATGCCGTTCTGGCTTTTCAAACCGATTTAGGGAAATTGAAACTTGAAGATCGGGTAGTGGGCATGACGTTCTCCGAATTTGGTCGACGGGCGATCTCAAATGGCAGTCGGGGAACAGATCATGGCACCTCCGCCCCGATGTTTGTTTTCGGTACGGCAATCAAATCGCCATTGGTCGGTAAAAACCCAAACCTGAGTGATCTGGATAATAATAACCTGAAAATGCAGACTGATTTTCGCCAAGTCTATGCGGCTATTCTGACCGACTGGTTCGGCACCGACGCGACTACCGAAACCACAACGCTCCTG
This window harbors:
- a CDS encoding MFS transporter, with the translated sequence MNQTVNPSRLFLASCLAIITTAFSFSIRAGILPQLGTEFGLTAEQLGFINSMFFFGFPISMIIGGIVYHTVGPKLIMQVAVVAHTLGILLTIYAGGYTGLLFSTFFIGFGNGCTEAACNPMIADMYPNNKLNKMLGRFHMWFPGGIVIGSLISKFMTEGGFNWQAQIWVLMLPTVVYAFLFFGQAFPKPKVEGVTSLAKNFQAMLTPLYIALFCCMALTAITEFGPNQWVAVVLGSSGADAMLVLALTFGVMTIGRLFTGPVVSALGQTGVLLGGAILATVGIYMFSTVTGPIAYLAAVIFGLGVCFNWPTMIGFVAQRVPLSGALGMSIIGGVGMLSTSIFQPFIGSWIDADHAEAAAKGLTGPALELAAGQATLSTMMTFPIILIFAFTGLWFWMRNRKAGHIDENIVLEQPQL
- a CDS encoding LytR/AlgR family response regulator transcription factor yields the protein MAPLTRQQHRYARLIAVPVAAFVASHLVFYRHFPYEISYQFPWAYFLTVSTVMLSCWEVNLAVFRYLDQRSPFYRNPVRRVQQQILLGGIATMLTFSVVFPVAIRLYSGNWPSLPIVTSGVFVCATIATVVNGAYVGLYLLQTIYLEKQQSTDEVNAQLKQLQLPSSPSSILIETGTRQIRLVPDEIAYFYSTGGVVLLTRADGQQVTTAYNSFNKLENQLPAAFFQLNRQFIVHLNAIRSVQDDSNQKLIVDLVPALHKNQPYEQVVISRYRRAEFKKWFRQATLV
- a CDS encoding DUF1800 domain-containing protein is translated as MALLDAYTQPLTAAQVGHLLRRTTFGPTPEQIKTLTGQTANQIVTKLLADQPAPDPPLDLTTGKVFHDQPFDTVNAGKRNVYIKNWWANLMLNQPVSVLEKMTLFWSNHFVTNTATVNDYRYMYRYNTLLRQQALGNFKAFTIAITQDPAMLRFLNGNQNVVGTANENYARELQELFTIGRKGGYTEDDVRVAAKVLTGWADIGYRDAVNAAISSTFRANRHDTTDKTFSATYQNTVIKGRSVASAGLDELTDLIDMILRNAETPRYICRRLYLWFVNSDITPDIETNVIQPLGDLFRKNNFEIKPVLTALFQSQHFFDENLRGALIKSPTDLVMGTLRFWGMLAPDPKQNITAFYQVGNYAYARLKEQQQDLLDPPTVFGWTAYYQTGYYQQWINSTTLGLRGSFGDSLTNGALKLAGKPVVDILSYVKTLSDPTDPAKLVNDMTAQLLAIPLAQTLKDFLTDTILLNSIPRYEWTGEWNDYVKNPNDAAKKQAVQLKLTNFLQYIFRMAEYQVS
- a CDS encoding DUF1501 domain-containing protein is translated as MKRRNFLQYAASSLVLPVLIDGYGAKAFARPSSFVRSLINLANQTDRVLIIIQLQGGNDGLNTVIPLDQMSVYTSSSFRGNIAISEAKALKLKNYSGTGLHPSMTGMQQLFNDGKLSIIQGVSYPTPNFSHFRASDIWMTAVDSSQTSTSGWAGRYLDKRFPNFPDAYPTSEMPDPPAIQIGYVTATTLLGPTDSMAIVLQDPDTFARLVGDKPNNPTSTVPGYAGPQIDYIRQQQASSVSYAGQIKTAAGKGKNLATYPTGNALGDQLKIIARLISGGLQTKVYYVTLGGFDTHASQVDATDTTIGTHANLLKTLSDAVLAFQTDLGKLKLEDRVVGMTFSEFGRRAISNGSRGTDHGTSAPMFVFGTAIKSPLVGKNPNLSDLDNNNLKMQTDFRQVYAAILTDWFGTDATTETTTLLRDFAVAPVFRETVTAIEPSLSDARLYPNPASSEVVLEADGISRSLQSVALTDAQGRLLVLNASQLTPGAIRFNVGMLPTGSYVLHVATNQGTLTKRLLVAR